Part of the Vicinamibacteria bacterium genome is shown below.
GCTTCGAGAAGGCGAGCACCATGTAGAGCCGCCAGGCATCGGCAATGTCCTGAGGCACGTCCCGGGGAATGAAGGCGGTCGACAAATACGCGATGTGCTTCAGACCGTCGGCGATCTTGACGTACTCGACGAAGTCCTTCGAGCTTCCTTCCCGCACCTCCTCCGTCTTTCGATCGAGAATACGGAGTGCGGAGGAAGCCGGCACGAAGTGCACCCGGTCGCCTTCGAGGGTGGCGTAGGGATTGCCGTCGCGGTCGTGAAGCGTCAGAGACGAGGGAGCGGAATCGATCGCATCGAGCACCGTCTTGCGCGGAAACGTGATCCGGCGGCTGTCGGCGTTTCCCACGAATCCGCAGGCGACGAGGCGGTCGAAAGCCTCTTGCTGCTCGACCAGAACTCCGGTCTTCTCGAGAACCGATAGCGCCTCGTCGACGATCCGCTCGACCAGAGCCTCGTCGAGAATCGCGAGACCGGCCCTCACGGTACGCTCCGTTTTCTCTCGGGGTCGAAGAAGGGAAGCCCCGTGACCTTGGCACTTGCTCGACGTCTCACATATTCCACGGTGAACTCGACCTGGAGCGGCGTTTCCGGCTTCTCGTGACCCTTATCGACGGTGGCCAGAGCGATGTACTTCTTGAGAAGAGTGGACCAGCAGGTGGTCGTGGCCTTTCCCACCTGCCGTCCGTCCGCGTAGACCGGAACGCCCAGGCGCGAGGCCTCGTTCGATAGCTGAGGAGCGAGGCCCTCGAGCGCATACAGCCGTTCGATCTCCTTGAACGGGACTTCGAGACCGACGAAGAAACGCTCCATTCCCCGCGCGTTGGCCTCGGCGAGGGCTCGCTTCCCGACGAAGGGTCCTTTATTGAAGTTCACCGCCCAGCCCATGTTGATCTCGTAGGGCGTGGACTTCTGGCTCTCGATGAACGTCTTTTCCGCATTCCAGAAGTCGACGTCGATCAGTGGAAAGCCGGCTTCGACTCGGGTTCGGTCGAGCGCGCCCATGCCCGCGGGCTCGATACCGAGCCCCTCTCCGGCGTCCATGAGCGCGTCCCAGATGCTCTCGGCCCTCTCGGCCTCCACCCAGATCTCGTAGCCCAGATCTCCCGTGTAGCCGGTGCGGCTCACGACCACGGGGACGCCTCGAAGCTCGGTGCGGGCGAGGCGGAAGAAGCGAAGCTTCGTGAGGTCCTCGGTCGAGATGGATTGGAGGATCTCCCGCGAACGTGGGCCCTGAAGCGCGAGTGCCCCGTAGCTCTCGGAGACGTCCTCGATCGACACGTTCATGCCCTCGGCATTGAGGGTGAACCAGGAAAGCGCCTGCTCCGCCGCGGTCGCCCGGAAAAAGTCCTTATCGAGCCTCTGGAAGCAGCCGTCTTGAAGGATCTTCCCTTCGTCGTCGCACCACGCGGCATAGAGAACCTGGCCGACCTGGCACTTGGTTGCATCGCGGGTGATGACCCGGTCGACGAGCCGCTCCGCATCGGGTCCGCGGATGTCGTACTTGAACAGAGGGGAGACGTCGATGAGACCGGCCCCACTTCGAATCGCGTGGTACTCCGGGTCGTGGAAGTCGTCGTAGACTACGGCGACGAAGTAGCCGGACCACTGCTTCCACCTGAGGCTCGTGCAAAGCGGCGCCGTTCGTGAATGGAAGGGAGTCCCGATCGCCATGAATCAGTGTACTTTGCGTTCTGTCCACATTGCAATATAGTGTCCCACAATATGGCAACCACCAAGTATGACGCCGTGGTGCTCGGGGCGGGGCACAACGGGCTGGTGAACGCTGCCTACCTCGCCCGAGCGGGCAAGAAAGTCCTGGTACTCGAAAAGCGCGACGTCATCGGGGGTGCGACGGTTACGGAAGAGATCGTTCCCGGATTCAAATTCTCCGTCTTCTCGTATGTCGTGAGCCTGTTGAGACCCGAGATCATCGAGGAGCTCGAGCTTCCAAAACACGGCCTCCAGCTCCTCGCCCTCGACGGCACGTTCACGCCGCTTCCCGACGGACGCTACCTCGCCCGCTGGCACGATGCCGAAAAGACTCGCCAGGAGATTGCGAAGTTCTCGAGAAAAGACGGGGATGCCTACTCCCGGTTCGGCCTTCACATGCACCACATGGCTCGGGCCGTCCGGGACCTGCTCATGATGCGCCCGCCCGAGCCGAGCTCGATGAGGCCGTCGGACCTGGCGGGCCTCAACCGACTCGCGCAACACTTCCGCGGCCTCGGGAACCGGCGCCTTTACGATCTCGTGCGACTGATGACCGCAAGCGCCGCGGATTACCTCGACCGCTGGTTCGAGTGCGATCCGTTGAAGGCCACGATGTCGGCAAGCGGCATCATCGGAACGTTTCTCTCGCCGCGCTCTCCCGGGTCGGCCTACGTTCTGCTACATCATTATATGGGCGAGATCGACGGCGTCTCGCGCTCCTGGGGTTTCGCTCGCGGGGGGATGGGTGCCGTCTCCGGCTCGCTCGCCTCGGCAGCGCGAAGCCTGGGTGCGGAGATCCGAACCGAGGCGGGGGTCGCGAAGATCGTTTCGAAGAACGGCCGGGCAACCGGCGTCGTCCTCGAGTCGGGTGAGGAGATCGAAGCGAGTCAGATCGCCTCGAGCCTCGACCCCAAGCGGACGTTCCTGAACCTCATCGACGAGAGTGCCCTTCCGTCGGACTTCGTTGCCGACGTGCGCCGGTTCAAGATCCGTGGCTCCTCGGGCAAGGTGAACCTCGCCTTGAGCGAGCTTCCCGACTTCACCTGTCTTCCCGGAGATGGCCCGCACCTTCGGGGCTCGATCTCGATAAGCCCGAGCATGGAATATATCGAGCGCGCCTACGACGAGGCGAAGTACGGGACGTTCTCGAGCCATCCCTACCTGGATATCTTGATCCCATCAACCATCGATCCATCGATGGCCCCTCCGGGAAAGCACGTCATGTCCATCTTCGTTCAGTACGCGCCCTACCACATCAAAGGGGCAACCTGGGAGGAAAAGCGCGAGGCCTTCGGCGACGCCGTGGTCGATACCCTCTCGGAGTACGCGCCCAACCTGAGACGCTCCATTATCGGCCGCCAGGTGGTCTCGCCCTGGGACATGGAACGCACGATCGGGCTCACCGAAGGGAACATCTTTCACGGTGAGCTCACGCTCGATCAGCTCTTCTTCCTCAGACCGGTCGCCGGCTGGGCCCAGTTCAAGACCCCGCTTCAGGGCCTTTACCTCGCGGGCTCGGGCGCCCACCCGGGAGGAGGGGTGATGGGCGCTCCCGGCAAGCTCGCCGCCATCGAGATGCTGAAGGCTGCCTCGTGACCCGGGCGATCGTAATCGGCTCCGGGGTCAATGGGCTGACGGCGGCCTCGTATCTCGTCAAAGGGGGGCTCGACGTACTCGTTCTCGAGAAACAGAACCGGGTCGGAGGCTTGGCGGCCACTCACGAGTTCGCGCCGGGTCGTCGGGCGACGGTCGGACCCGACAACGTCGGCTTGCTGTTACCGCAGGTGGCGAAAGACCTCGGGATTCGCGTCCAGCCGTTGGACCCCGTCGTGGCCAACGCCTCGGGGCTCGTTCTCTTCGCGGATCCGGCGAAGAGCGCCGAGCAGATCAAAGCTCTTTCGCGGAAAGACGCCGAGGCCTATCCTCGATTCGAGGCGCTGGTCGAAAAGCTCTGCGACTTTCTGAGACCTTTGCTCTCCAAACCTGCGCCCGAACCGCGCATCGAGTCGGGCTCGGACCTCGTCGAGCTTCTCAAGCTCGGCTGGGGCTTTCGCCAGCTCGGCACGCGCGCGATGCATGAACTGTTGCGCATCGCTCCCATGTCCCTCGCCGACTTCCTCGACGAGTGGTTCGAGAACGACCGGCTCAAAGCTACGTTGGGCGCTGCTGCCGTCGAGGGCGTGTGCCTCGGACCGCGCTCGGCGGGGACCGCGGCTCTCTTTCTCTACCAGAGACTTGGCCGACCGGGGGTCGCGGCCGATCTGTCCGAACAGCTCCTCGCCGCCTGCGGTGCGAAGGTTCGTACCGATGCGGCCGTCGCCCGCATCCTGGTCGAAGGCGGAAGGGCTCGAGGTGTCGCGCTCGAAAGCGGGGAAGAGATTCCGGCGGACCTGGTTCTCTCGGGCCTTGCGGCGAGGACGACGTTCGAGAAGCTCGTGCACCCGAGCGAGCTTCCTGCGAGCTTCGTCGCCGAAGTCGGGGCGATACGCTACCGCGGCGTCACCGCCAAGCTGAACCTCGCGCTTTCGGAACCCGTGCGATTCCCCTGCGGTGACGCCCGCCTGGTGGTGGTAGGAGAGAGCCTCGACGACTTCGAGCGAGCCTACGATGCGTCCAAATACGGCCAGCTCTCGAAACGACCGTGGCTCCGATGTTTCGCGTCGAATCAGAGTTTGAGTGTAACCGCGCAGTACGTTCCGTTCGCCTCGAGCGACCGAAGCGAGGTCGAGGCACGAATTCTGGAAAGGCTCGAGGAGGCGGCACCCGGATTGAAGACGAGCATCGTGGCCAAAGATCTCTGGATGCCTTCTGACTACGAGGAGAGGCTCGGCCTTCCCGAGGGAAACTGGCACCAGGGCGAGATGGCGCTCGATCAGATGTTCCTCATGCGCCCCGTGCCCGGCTGGTCCCGCTACGAGTCCCCGATCGAAGGCCTGTATCTTTGCGGAGCCGCCACCCATCCTGGCGGTGGCATCACCGGGGCGTGCGGGTACAACGCCGCAAAGCGCGTTTTGAAGCGCTGAGGAACAATCGGGCAAGTACCGGAGCTCAGCTCGGGCGAATGACGAAGCGCAGCGGCTTGGCCGCCCACTCACCCGCGTAGGCGACTCCGATTCGGGGTGACCTCTCGATCCGGCGGGGCGAAACGACATTTCCTCGCACGAGGTAGAGCTCGTCGCTCGTGACCAGATCGGTACCATCGAAAGCGCGGTCGATGGCCAACGCCTGCGTCAGCTTGGCCGGGCCGGAGCAGAGCTCGGAATCCTGTCGACCACCTCGCCGGGGCCTCATCTCGTCGAGGCCCTCGAGAGGCTCGAGGCCACGTATGAGGCAGGCCGTGGGAACCCCCTCTCGCTCTGCTACGATGTTGAGGCACCAGTGCATGCCGTAGACGAAGTAAACATACGCATGGCCCCCGTCGAGCCACATCGATTCGTTGCGGGGCGTTCGCCGGCCCCCGTAGCTGTGGGCCGCCCGGTCGGGGGCTCCGAGGTAGGCCTCGACCTCGACGATGCGCCCGCTCAACCGTGCGCCGTCATCGGTGCGGCGGACGAGAACCTGACCGAGAAGCGCCCGCGCCAGGGTGACCGGATCGCGCCGGTAGAAGCGCCGGCCCAGGCGCCGATTCATCGGGTGAGGAGCCGCGCGGCGAAAAGCGCGTAGATGAGGGCGCACTCCTCGATATCGCGGCGCTTCACGAACTCGTTGGGTCCGTGGGCCACCGAGAGAAGGCCGGGACCATAGGCGAAAGCAGGGACGCCCTTCTCGGCGTAGAAGCGAATCTCGAGGAGCCCGGGACAGAGCTCGAACGGCGCCGTCTCGCCACGCACCTCTTCGATGGCCCTCCCGAGCGCTTCGGCTGCGGGGTGGGTACTCGACACCGCCGCGGCGCGTGCTTCCTGGATCAGCTCGACCGTTCCCCCGTTCGCTTCGATCACCCCGAGCAGGCGGCGCTTCTCCCGTTCATGATCCTCTTCGGGGTTTACGCGCCGGTCGACGGTGAACGAGAACCGTTCCGGCACCACGTTGAAGTTCGCGCCCCCCTTCACTTCTCCTCCCATCATCAAGATGGAGTGGCGCGCCGCGTCGGGCTCTATCGAGTATTCCGTTCGGTGCGATGCCACGTCGTTCTTCAAGACCCGAAGCGCGTCGGCGACGGCGACGGCCTTCTCGAAGGCGTTCACGCCTCGATAGGCGTGTCCCACGTGGGCCGTGCGACCGGTCGTGTGAACCCGGCAGGTGATGGCGCCTCGGCTCGCGTTCCAGACGACGCCTCCGGTAGGCTCGGCGGTGAGCATCGCGACGGCATCCTCATCGAACAATCGACCCGCTCGACTCACCGCCCGTGAGCCCCGCTCTCCGCCGGTCTCCTCGTCGGGAACGATGCGGAGCGCGATCCGGCCGGCAAGCTCGATACCGCATGATGCCAGCGCCTTCATCGCATAAATCATCGAAACGAGGCCGCCTTTCATGTCGGTCGATCCACGACCGAAAATCGTCTCCTCGCTCACCTGCGGCACGAATTGCGAGGGATCGAAGGCGGGAACGACATCCACATGGCCGTGGAAATAGACGGCCCGGTCTCCCTGTCCCCAATCCGAGCGAAGCCAAAAGCGTCGATTCTCGGCCTCGAGGCCCCCGTCGGGGACGGGCTCGACCTGCGAAGGGAATTCGAGCGCTTCGAGCTGGTCCGCGATCCGCAGAAGACAGCGCTCGTAGAAACGACCGGGAGGGTTCTCGGTGGGGATAGAGATGAGCTCTCCGATGAAGTGCGCCATCTCTTCTCGATAGGCCCCGAGGGCCCGCCGGAGCTCCTCAATCACGGTCCAATGTTAGTATGAGCGGTCCCCGCGATGAAGCTCTCACGGTTCGGGCCTGGTCTGCTGGTCACGGCCGCCTTCATTGGAC
Proteins encoded:
- a CDS encoding NAD(P)/FAD-dependent oxidoreductase, translating into MATTKYDAVVLGAGHNGLVNAAYLARAGKKVLVLEKRDVIGGATVTEEIVPGFKFSVFSYVVSLLRPEIIEELELPKHGLQLLALDGTFTPLPDGRYLARWHDAEKTRQEIAKFSRKDGDAYSRFGLHMHHMARAVRDLLMMRPPEPSSMRPSDLAGLNRLAQHFRGLGNRRLYDLVRLMTASAADYLDRWFECDPLKATMSASGIIGTFLSPRSPGSAYVLLHHYMGEIDGVSRSWGFARGGMGAVSGSLASAARSLGAEIRTEAGVAKIVSKNGRATGVVLESGEEIEASQIASSLDPKRTFLNLIDESALPSDFVADVRRFKIRGSSGKVNLALSELPDFTCLPGDGPHLRGSISISPSMEYIERAYDEAKYGTFSSHPYLDILIPSTIDPSMAPPGKHVMSIFVQYAPYHIKGATWEEKREAFGDAVVDTLSEYAPNLRRSIIGRQVVSPWDMERTIGLTEGNIFHGELTLDQLFFLRPVAGWAQFKTPLQGLYLAGSGAHPGGGVMGAPGKLAAIEMLKAAS
- a CDS encoding ArgE/DapE family deacylase codes for the protein MIEELRRALGAYREEMAHFIGELISIPTENPPGRFYERCLLRIADQLEALEFPSQVEPVPDGGLEAENRRFWLRSDWGQGDRAVYFHGHVDVVPAFDPSQFVPQVSEETIFGRGSTDMKGGLVSMIYAMKALASCGIELAGRIALRIVPDEETGGERGSRAVSRAGRLFDEDAVAMLTAEPTGGVVWNASRGAITCRVHTTGRTAHVGHAYRGVNAFEKAVAVADALRVLKNDVASHRTEYSIEPDAARHSILMMGGEVKGGANFNVVPERFSFTVDRRVNPEEDHEREKRRLLGVIEANGGTVELIQEARAAAVSSTHPAAEALGRAIEEVRGETAPFELCPGLLEIRFYAEKGVPAFAYGPGLLSVAHGPNEFVKRRDIEECALIYALFAARLLTR
- a CDS encoding DNA-3-methyladenine glycosylase — translated: MNRRLGRRFYRRDPVTLARALLGQVLVRRTDDGARLSGRIVEVEAYLGAPDRAAHSYGGRRTPRNESMWLDGGHAYVYFVYGMHWCLNIVAEREGVPTACLIRGLEPLEGLDEMRPRRGGRQDSELCSGPAKLTQALAIDRAFDGTDLVTSDELYLVRGNVVSPRRIERSPRIGVAYAGEWAAKPLRFVIRPS
- a CDS encoding aminomethyltransferase family protein; protein product: MAIGTPFHSRTAPLCTSLRWKQWSGYFVAVVYDDFHDPEYHAIRSGAGLIDVSPLFKYDIRGPDAERLVDRVITRDATKCQVGQVLYAAWCDDEGKILQDGCFQRLDKDFFRATAAEQALSWFTLNAEGMNVSIEDVSESYGALALQGPRSREILQSISTEDLTKLRFFRLARTELRGVPVVVSRTGYTGDLGYEIWVEAERAESIWDALMDAGEGLGIEPAGMGALDRTRVEAGFPLIDVDFWNAEKTFIESQKSTPYEINMGWAVNFNKGPFVGKRALAEANARGMERFFVGLEVPFKEIERLYALEGLAPQLSNEASRLGVPVYADGRQVGKATTTCWSTLLKKYIALATVDKGHEKPETPLQVEFTVEYVRRRASAKVTGLPFFDPERKRSVP
- a CDS encoding NAD(P)/FAD-dependent oxidoreductase gives rise to the protein MTRAIVIGSGVNGLTAASYLVKGGLDVLVLEKQNRVGGLAATHEFAPGRRATVGPDNVGLLLPQVAKDLGIRVQPLDPVVANASGLVLFADPAKSAEQIKALSRKDAEAYPRFEALVEKLCDFLRPLLSKPAPEPRIESGSDLVELLKLGWGFRQLGTRAMHELLRIAPMSLADFLDEWFENDRLKATLGAAAVEGVCLGPRSAGTAALFLYQRLGRPGVAADLSEQLLAACGAKVRTDAAVARILVEGGRARGVALESGEEIPADLVLSGLAARTTFEKLVHPSELPASFVAEVGAIRYRGVTAKLNLALSEPVRFPCGDARLVVVGESLDDFERAYDASKYGQLSKRPWLRCFASNQSLSVTAQYVPFASSDRSEVEARILERLEEAAPGLKTSIVAKDLWMPSDYEERLGLPEGNWHQGEMALDQMFLMRPVPGWSRYESPIEGLYLCGAATHPGGGITGACGYNAAKRVLKR
- a CDS encoding trimethylamine methyltransferase family protein — its product is MRAGLAILDEALVERIVDEALSVLEKTGVLVEQQEAFDRLVACGFVGNADSRRITFPRKTVLDAIDSAPSSLTLHDRDGNPYATLEGDRVHFVPASSALRILDRKTEEVREGSSKDFVEYVKIADGLKHIAYLSTAFIPRDVPQDIADAWRLYMVLAFSK